Below is a genomic region from Mycolicibacter hiberniae.
GGTGACCGGCGCCGTCGACGTCGACTCGTCGGTGACGGCACACGGCGACGAATTCTCCGGCGATGCCCTGGTGATCGGGGCCGGGCTGGCCGATGTCCTGGTGCTGTCGGTGGGGGAGGACGTCATCGTGGTCGGCAGCGATGCCGCCGGCGTGCGTGTCGAGGTTCCGGCCAACCTCGATCCGACTCGACGGTCGGGACGGGTCGCGCTGGCCGGTGTCGCGGCGGCCGGGGTCGACATCCTGCCCGGCGCGGCAGCGCTGGCGAAGTCACTGGCCCGCACCATCTTTGCCGCAGAGGCCATCGGCGGAGCCCAGGACTGCGTGGAGCATGCGGTGGCCTACGCCAAGGTTCGCGAGCAGTTCGGCCGCACCATCGGAACCTTCCAGGCCGTCAAGCATCATGCCGCCAACATGCTGGTGGCGGCCGAGTCGGCCACAGCCACGGTATGGGATGCCGCTCGGGCGGCTGCCGACGGCGACGAGCAGCTCGCGCTGATGGCCGCATGCGCTGCCACCCTGGCCTTCTCGGCCTACGTGCACAATGCCGAGCTCAATATCCAGCTGCACGGCGGTATCGGATTCACCTGGGAGCATGACGCGCACCTGCACCTGCGGCGGGCTCTGGTGCTGCGCGGCCTGTTCGGCGGCCGGGACGCCCCGGCGCAGGCGTACGAACTGACAGCCAAGGGCGTGGTGCGGGAGAACTCGATCGAACTCCCGGCGCAGGCCGAGACGCTGCGCGCCGAGGTCCGCGCCGAGGTCGCCTCCTGGTCCGGGCTGGACGAGGCCGCGTTGCGCGAGCGGATGATCGAAACCGGTTATGTGATGCCGCACTGGCCCAAGCCGTGGGGCCGGGCCGCAGACGCGGTCGAGCAGCTGGTGATCGAACAGGAACTGGCCGACGCGGCGGTCAAGCGGCCGGATTACGGCATCACCGCGTGGGTGATCCTGACTCTGATCCAGCACGGCAGTGCCGAGCAGATCGAGCGGTACGTCGCTCCGGCGCTGCGTAAGGAAGAAGTCTGGTGCCAGCTGTTCTCCGAGCCGGGTGCCGGATCGGACGCCGCGGCGGTGGCCACCAAGGCGGTCCGTGTCGACGGCGGCTGGGTCATCAACGGGCAGAAGGTATGGACCAGCGGAGCCCAGCACTGCCAGCGGGGTCTGGCGACGGTGCGCACCGATCCCGATGCGCCCAAGCACAGTGGCATCACCACGGTGATCATCGATATGGCCGCCGAGGGCGTCGAGGTTCGGCCGCTGCGCCAGATCACCGGGGGAGCTGAGTTCAACGAGGTGTTCTTCACCGACGTGTTCATCCCCGACGAGAACGTGGTCGGGCAGCCCAACGCCGGCTGGACGGTGGCCCGCGCGACGCTGGGCAATGAGCGGGTCAGCATCGGCGGCGGGGCGGCCAGCGCCGACGGTGCGACGCGGGTGATCGTGGACCTGACCCAGCGCTACGGCGACGA
It encodes:
- a CDS encoding acyl-CoA dehydrogenase, whose translation is MGIAITEEHRELAGVARSFLEARKAREAARTLLDAHDEPQVSFWDELAGLGWLGLHIDEQYGGAGCGLLELVTVVEEFGRVNAPGSFVPTVTASAVIAAAGNEAQRARWLPGLVDGSVTGAVDVDSSVTAHGDEFSGDALVIGAGLADVLVLSVGEDVIVVGSDAAGVRVEVPANLDPTRRSGRVALAGVAAAGVDILPGAAALAKSLARTIFAAEAIGGAQDCVEHAVAYAKVREQFGRTIGTFQAVKHHAANMLVAAESATATVWDAARAAADGDEQLALMAACAATLAFSAYVHNAELNIQLHGGIGFTWEHDAHLHLRRALVLRGLFGGRDAPAQAYELTAKGVVRENSIELPAQAETLRAEVRAEVASWSGLDEAALRERMIETGYVMPHWPKPWGRAADAVEQLVIEQELADAAVKRPDYGITAWVILTLIQHGSAEQIERYVAPALRKEEVWCQLFSEPGAGSDAAAVATKAVRVDGGWVINGQKVWTSGAQHCQRGLATVRTDPDAPKHSGITTVIIDMAAEGVEVRPLRQITGGAEFNEVFFTDVFIPDENVVGQPNAGWTVARATLGNERVSIGGGAASADGATRVIVDLTQRYGDDIAGGPERAGRFIAEDHALRLLNLRRVVRSVSGAEPGPEGNVTKLLIAEHVVKRAGLSAELFGRDVAVLTAPAKVTGLLVLGSRGMTIAGGTSEVTRNQIAERILGLPRDPLIK